Genomic DNA from Brassica rapa cultivar Chiifu-401-42 chromosome A04, CAAS_Brap_v3.01, whole genome shotgun sequence:
TTCTTTTGGtggatagttttttttattagtaaTCTTGAAATTTCAATGTTTGTTATAGGTTGACaaaaaatgtttcttttttttatatatatgtacatttttATTAGAATTTATGATATTCGTCTGGACCTTACGCGGTGATATCATGCAAATAAGCCAAAACAATGAATAAAGAAGAAAAGTAAAGAGTtaataagaagaagaatcagGGTCAATTTCCAACGGCTGACTCATAATTAAATGTTTGTTGCTCAGTGGGACAATACCAAACGACTTAGAGAAAAATACGAATCGATCGCTATCAGCTTCGGTCTTTCTTTTGCACCCTTTGAGATATCAATAATCTACGTAGAGTGGTCGAATAACCTTGGGCAAAGCACTAAAGCTACAAAAATTACATAGATATAGGAGACCTTAACCTTTTTTTGCTTCCTACTTTTCTGAATATACTATACTTTCCAATTACAGATGCTAATTAAATAACCAACCATAGGTGTTTACATATCAAAAGATATACATGTAACCATgcttgattatttttattttatgcagACTTTTATGTTAGTATTCATTAATACTGGTTAGTCTTAAGGTTTATATTACAAGTATAAgataaatatgtatctattttaaaatatcatttagttttctacttttctttgaaacaaaaaatgtcATCTTGAATTTTATAATATTCGAACTTCTTTATCACGGTGCTTCCTATCTTGAATTTTATAATATTCGAACTTCTTTATCACGGTGCTTCCTTCACTCACGTTACTTTAACAAATGTGTTTGTATAGGTTATTCTATTTTCGTTTTATATTAGCTAATCCAAAATTTACTCCATGATTATCCAATTATGTAAAAAATAACTATACGGACCACAAAATAGTAGAAAGAAAAAATCGAGACAAGCATGGAATTAAagcattttgtttttcttgacAAAGTGTAACTAAAGTAGTATTAAAGCAGGCTTTATTCAATTAAAGAAGTGGAAATTCAATTATCCAAAAAATAGCTGACTTTATTctgcaataaatatatatataatatttaatttcaaTTAAAATACGGTGGATTCTAGTTGGGTGATTGACATCTTTATCACAACTAGAAGAATGGGATGATCATATTCCGTTGATCACGTAAATTTGTTATTGGAACAAGAATTCACTACTATTCGATGACCAGCATTGATTTCTTCCGGGCTGGATGATGGATCATTGTGACCACTCGTTTAATATTCAATCAAACTGGAGATCATATACCATTTCAACATTAATTAGCAGATAAAAGTACGGATAggttatagaaaaaaataaaataaagtaacatTACGCTCTTCTTGTATGTATCGTTCATGGGAGTGGCAATGGTAATACCACGGCATTGCTTTTATTCCGTACATTTTTAGTCATTGTTTACACTTTTTGTTGGTATATGCCCATCGTAAACGAATTACTTTGTTGGCAATTTCTGCAATTTATATAGTAATATGACTCGAGGACTattcaaaacaaacaaaagaagtaaaaaaaaaaagttaggacAATAGACGACATCAGTGATGCCATCAAATTTAGAGGATGTAATGATGAGGAGATGATGACGGGACCCCAAGCATGTGATGATTGATGAAGCGTTGGTGTCCTTCATCCTCcacaaaaatatctttttattacTGTATCCACCAAACACACTGACATTCTTCTCCTGTCTTTCAACTCAGCTTCATTAATAGACCTTTTATCAATAATCTAAACAACATGAGTTTTGTTAGTAATCGGTTTGAGACTAAAATAGTATTATAAACTAATCACAATTAggcgttccaaaaaaaaaaaaactaaactaatCACAATTAGTAAAATACTAAAGTATAATAATGATTTCAAATTTAGATAGTGTAATGCTATCAACGTTAGCCGTACAATCAATAAGTGCAGTTTTTTACAAAAGAAATCAGAGTCAATATAAACAACTTTtaagctgttttttttttattgtagaaTACAAATTAATGGAATAACATAAATGGAACATAATTAGATTcattatattcaaaaaaaaaaagattcattaTATTCATTTCACATCAAATTTATGgtagaataatatttttatttttgaattttatctaTTACGGAATAAATCATTCCATTCCAAATATTTTGTAATCTAGTTGCAGCCTAATGTTCtcaaaaggtaaaaaaaatctttgcTTGTATTTTTTCTTGGTTCAAATGATTTATGACCGTTCTTTCTCTTGTGGTTAGTTATTTGATAATGGGCCTTAGTTAATGGGCCTAACTGCTTTATCGCGGGAATTAAAATCTAGGGCtcggtttctctctctctctctctccgcgaCTCGCAGTTTCTGGTTAGAATTTGATCGGAACGGTGAAGGAAAGCTCTGTTTCTGGGGTTTGAGCTTGAACTCAAATAATGGGAGAAGAGCTTCAACAACACCACAACAATTCATCTACTTATGGCTATGGAAGCTCATCGCTAGACATTGAATCTGCTGCTAGTAACGCTCTTCTTCACGAACAAGTTCGTTACTTTTTTACTTCCTCCGattaaatttcaaaacttttatTCCCGGGTCAGTTTCTTGATTCggtgttgtgttttttttttcttacaggaGATTGAAACGCAGAAGATCATACAAGGTCAAAGGTTCTGTCTTTATATCCATTTGTTAAGACAGCAACTTCTCGTGTCTAATGTGTTGTTGTCTGAACAAGTTTttgcttaaatgtttttttttttttaaatttcagagAGGCTGGAGCTTCAGTAGATGGAGAAAGTAACACTGACATTCTTCGGCAACGTGCTGACCCCAATGCTCTTAAGGTTTCTTTTGATTCATAAGTTTTCAATGGAAGTTAGAATctaagttttattatatatattctttttttttttattacacagGAACATTTGCTGAAGTTCACTGCACATCACCGTGCAGAAACAGCATCAAAGCGTGGGAGTGTGAGTACTTGCGGAGAAGGTTAGTTCAATTATAGGTCCTATGAGAGCTCTCTCACGTATTTTGgaatattcagtttttttttttaaatcattcaTTACAGGTAATGTGGATGTTGGGAATGGTTATGGTATACCGGGAGGAGTTGCGTACGCAGGCCACTCCGAGATCAGTGAGAAGCCTGAACCTACTGATTATCTGCCTGAATATctcaaacataaattaaaagCCAGGGGGATTCTTAGAGATGGTTCTGGTGCTGTTACATCCAACGCTCATGATGTAAGTATCCTTTCTCTTACACTGTAATCTTTTATGTTTCCTATGACTTAatcatgtttttcttcttcttcccaggCGTCAGCGGGTAGTTGGAATAGACAGACAAGTGTGCCTTTTCAGACAAATGCAAACACATTGCCATTGGGATGGGTATTAATTGAGATTCGATTAACTTTCTTCGCTTTTATAGTAGTTAAGCCACTTAAACTTGTTTTGTTACATTCAGGTAGATGCGAAAGATCCTGCTACTGGCGCTACATATTACTATAACCAGCATACCGGGGCAACCCAGTGGGAAAGGCCTCTTGAGCTACCTTCAAGCGCGCCGCTACCGATGCCTCCTAAAGAAGAGTGGATTGAAACACTTGATGAAACATCTGGTATGTGATTGTGATTAGCTCTCTACTACTCATACGCTTATCACTTGATCTCTCACACCTTAATGCACAGGTCATAAGTATTACTACAATACAAAGACACATGTATCGCAATGGGAGCCTCCAGCTTCTTTAAAGAAGCCCTCTGCCACAAACACTAACAACACTGCTAATGGGAAGAGGGAGCTTCCGCCCTCTCAGATGCCAAGATGCAGCGGATGTGGTGGCTGGGGAGTGGGCCTTGTCCAGAGCTGGGGTTACTGTGCTCACTGTACCAGGTCCGTCCATTGTCTTGCTATACTTTTTTGAGTAACATTGCTGCATAGAGACTCTCTCACTGTGTCTTGCTTCTTCTTTCCTTGTTGAGTCTTGTGTTATTACAAGACCTTATTAAACAGACTTTGTATATATGGAATGCAGAGTTTGCAATCTCCCAGAGCAGCAGTACTTGGCATACGTCACAAATGCAAGAAACTCTGGCCAAACCGATCCAAATCAGAGGTAAGTATCTTTGTTGAAAAGATTGTAGTACCAATCATCAACATCAAACTACATGTAGTAGTGAACCAGGAGGTTCCTGTCTATTAGATTTACGTTTCATTTACTCTTTGTGGTTTACTCAATGATTGAAACAGGTCAAGTTCAAAGCCTCCGGTGAAAAAGGGAGTAGGCAAAAAACGTGCGCATGCGGAGGATGATGAGGTTGACCCAATGGACCCAAGCTCGTACTCAGATGCTCCACGTGGTGGCTGGTAATGTCCATAACACTCGTTTTAACCACTTCATGGATCACCATTAGCTTATTATGATCCTAGGAGTCATGACATGGGGTTTTGAATCTGATCTCTTCTCATCTTGTAGGGTTGTCGGACTGAAAGGAATGCAACCTCGAGCTGCTGATACAACTGCCACGGTAATGCCACTTGTTCTTTTAGTTCAAACGCATCTTTTATATACGGATCCATTAAATTAATAATGGCAGCGTCTCATGAAATCAAGAACTTAATGAGatggatgtctgtgtgtgtgtgtgtgtgtgttttcagGGTCCTTTGTTTCAACAGAGACCGTATCCATCACCTGGAGCTGTTCTGAGGAGAAACGCAGAGACGGCATCATCGCAGAAGAAGAAACCAGGCTCTCATTTCACTGAAATCACAAAGAGAGGCGATGGGAAAGATGGTCTTGGTGATGCAgattgagaaagagagaagagagaagagagagagagactcttATTCTTGTCCTGTATGTTTGCTTTTCTCCATATAACATGTATGACCTTGAGAGTAGTTTGTTTACTGGTCTGGTCTAGTGTAACCATACTTTAAATGTGAATTAGCAAAGCTTTCATTCCATGATCTATACCAACTTATTTTCAGGTTCTGTTGTATATCATCAACAGTAGGCCTGCGGGTTTGGTTTATTCAGTTCGgtttttggttagtttggttcgAGATAAATCTTACCGAACTAACCCAAAATAAAGTTCGGTTAAGTATTGGAGTAGTTCTGCTTTCGAAATTTTTTCCTATTGCAATTAGTTTAATTTcgttaaaattttgaataaattcAGTTAAATTTGGCTAGTTTGATTATTAAAGTTATTTCGGTTCGAAGATTGGTTAGTCCGGCTAGTTTGATTCAGGGTTTTGGTATAATTtagttagaatttttttaaagaaaactgAAGTAACATTGATGAATCGAACCaaaaaccaattaaaaaaaaaaactactgaaTCACTTGGTATGCCTAACAAAACTAAACCGAAAAATTCGGTTCGGCCTATTCAACAGTCTCGGAAACAAGTATCGTATATCATGTGGACCCAATTTAGCCAAGAGTTGTAATAATAAACACTCACTCATTGTCGTCCTTTTATTCGTTGAGTTGTTTGGTGAAAACGAGAAGTATATGCGTCACCTTTTATTTCGCCTTAAAAGAATCTCCACACACATTTTCTGCTTTCATAACTTTCTTAGATGAAACGCACAATCTACTACTCTCTTATAAATTAAAGCCAAAGAAGCATCTCTCTTGCTCGTTGACTCTCTTATGGCGATGGCTTCACTAACAACTTCTTCTATAGCTCTCCTCAATAAGCCTTTTCTACCTAACCGCTCTTCTTCCCTCTCCTCCTCTACCTTACACTCTCGTCTTTACCGAttctcttctcctccttctTCTTTTCGTTCTCGTTTCACATCTGCCTCCATACGCGCCGTTGCTCTTGAACCGGTTAGCtccttttctctttctcttaaaCGATTGAAAAAGAGAACTCTCTCAGTATTAATCATTCTTGTAATATTTTACAGGAACTAAATGAAACTCCAAGTTCAGACAAGAAAGAAACTGAAACTGTGGAGACACAAGTCTTCGCGTGTCCTGTTTGTTACGAACCGCTTATGAGGAAAGGACCTTCAGGTATTAACCTGTAAGTTCCCACCTCCTCTGATTATAAAGTTTGTTTCCTTCAATCTGTTTTTTTGACTTCTctataaaaattgttttcttttttgctgtttttattgtaaatttgcAGACAAGCAATCTACAGGTCTGGTTTCAAGTGTGGACAGTGTAACAAGACATACTCTAGCAAAGATGAATACCTGGATCTAACTGTTACTGCTGGTTTTGATTCTTTCAATGAAGTCAAACCCATTACAACAGAACTCTTTCGGTATTATATTTTGATCATCTGAACTGTCTTTTCTTGGCAATGTCTTAGTGTTCAAGAAATAGCTAGGCGGTAAATAGTCGCTTTATATGAGATTACTGATTAAACGGATGCCTAGACCGATTTAAAAGAAatcatttaagaaaaattatttttagaacattgtttagaccgatttttagaacattgtttgtttgtttatttaggaGTCCATTAGTATCATTCTTGTATGAAAGAGGTTGGAGACAGAACTTTGCTCGAAGCGGTTTTCCTGGTCCAGATGAAGAGGTACATGGAACCACctttttgttcttcttcatgCATCTCATGAGGCATAATCATAATATATGATTCAAAAATTTTGCAGTTTAGAATGGCTGAGGAGTACTtcaaagaagcagaaggtggagTTCTTGTGGACGTTAGCTGTGGAAGCGGTTTGTTCTCAAGGAAATTCGCAAAGTCTGGCAAATACTCTGGCGTCATTGCTCTAGACTACTCCGAAAACATGCTTCGTCAGTGTAATGAGTTCATCAAGAAGGACACTACCTTCGATAGCTCGACTAACATAGCTGTTGTGCGAGCAGACGTGTCTCGCCTCCCTTTCGCTTCAGGTTCTGTTGATGCAGTTCATGCTGGTGCTGCATTGCACTGTTGGCCTTCTCCTACAAATGCTGTAagcaaaatctttttttttcttaatttttttatcatgaaGCTTGTTGTGATatgctttgtttttttgtttttgttacaagATTGCTGAGATTTGTCGTGTTCTAAGAAGTGGAGGTGTTTTTGTTGGGACAACGTTTCTAAGATACAGTCCTTCAACTCCATGGATTATCAGACCTTTTCAATCGGTAAAGAGAATGATAAGAATCATTATGTTTTGTATAGTGTTTGGATGTTTATAATTAGTTTGGTATTATTTTGCAGAGGATTCTGCAGAACTACAATTACTTGATGCAGGATGAGATCAAGGATGTGTGTACAACATGTGGTCTCACAGATTATGAAGATATTGTTCAGGATTCTTTTATAATGTTTACTGCTAGGAAGCCATAGAGATATGTTCTTTGCTACCTATTCATGTAACTTGTATAGACACATAAACAAAAGTTGTTATAGTAATAAAGAGGAACATGGTATATAAAACTTGCAGAGGATGGGAGTATAGATAGTGAAACCATAACTTGCAAAACTTGCATAAAGTGTGATTACTCTCTTCCAGGAACATGTGCTAATCTTCCTTGCAACTTTAATCATATTACAAGATTTTGATCTTCACTTTGAAAACgcagatttttttcttttgttataatTTAATACAAAAGCCATTAAAATGATgtgtttttgttataaaacaattttattattttaatgcattgtGATATGATTGtcgattttaaaataaaaatgagtgTTTCCTACCATATATCTAAAcatattatttcttaaaattGCTTATCATAGGTACTAGTGATCCGTGCTTAGTGTACTCATTTTGTTTATAAGTTCCAATTTAAAAAGTAGAAAGATTTTGACACGTCTTTCAACGCCTCGGATTATTttatggttgaaaaattatcataaaactatatttctaccgtgtttgtatataaaatcaCACCTATCTCTATCTTCCAATCCATTTTCCAGGCAAAATGCCTTCCAACCAAGAAGTATCTTATGTCGTCCACCTATATAAGCGAGTTTTGCAAGCCGTGAACTTCCTTTTTCATTCATCAAAAGTATTGAACGTCTCTTTGGCCTATTTTTTCAACCGTTTTTTTGTCGAGAAGTTTTTGAAGCAGTGTGATTGTTgtaaaataaactaatttagCTCATAAGAAAATAGCATTACAGAGAATAATACAAAAACCAttaaagatgatttttttttattatagaccatttttattattttaatgcatttgTGATACGATTGttgatttcaaaataaaaatgagtttttctACCATATATCTAAACAAAGTATTTCTTAAATGGTTTATCGTAGCTACCAGTACCAGTGATCCGAGATTTAATAGTGcacttattttgtttataagttTCAATTTGAAAAGTAGAAAGATTTTGTCCCGTTTTTTTCAACGCGTCAAATTATTTATGGTTGAAACGTTAtaataaaactataatttttatattttttaattttaaaatgtttgtatATAATCTAtgttaaaattcatataatatattttaattatttttaggtGAGATAAACTTTGGATCTttaagaaaaatttaatatgtgATATATTCCTTTTTCTTCTAGTTTAATGCTAAATGAGAAATCATTTATTCGAAATgttattttctgttttattagaattttaaaaatatttcgaTTTTGATTTAATAGTAGAAACTGAACACTTATTTTTGaatgtataaaaaaattaatcacatAATCTATAGTAtcatataataatttcaaaattattttcatataatgaATCAATATGTGTATGTGTTATTCTTTTGTTTGAATTTAACTAATTGAGTCTGCACATAAAAGTATTATAACTAAGTTATGTTATAATCAAATCTAAAGTGCATCCACTATGTTAATTATGATGACAATATAGACTATCActcctaccaaaaaaaatgtattcaaTCCAAATCACATGTGAAACAATATTAggcaatttaaaatttattaagataTTGACATTTGGTTATTACGGAATGTTATTTgtttaaatcttcaaaaaatCTTTTCAAGATAATGTAGACAATTAAATCTTAAGGGGATATAAAACAACTGTTGTTTTAATTgtattgataaaaaaagaaaatataagtaGAATGAGATGAATCATTCTGATAAGATCAAATCAAAATTGTATCTGTTAGCCAAGTCTTTAGACAGCTTCTGCAGTTGCATGTTTCTTCTTGTTAGAAACCAAAGTCAACTTACATGTTATATGGGCCTGAAAGCCCAATTTATGTCAGGCCCAATAGTCTCAAATGGGAGGAGTCTCTTCTTCTCCGTGAGCTTCAAATTCAATTTGGGGGAAGAAACTCGAATTTGTAAACCCTAGAAGACTCCTCGAAACTCAATCCAATCAATTTCGCCATGGCTGATAAGAAGAGAAAGCTCGAAGCTCAATCCAACGACGCCTCAGAGCCGCCGcagaagcagcagcagcagctcgAAAACGGCGACGAAGAAATCACCACAGAGATCCACGAAAACGAAAACGAGAATCAACGCCCCGATGAGGACGACGACCAAGAGCCAATCGAAGATCTCCTGGAACCGTTCTCAAAGGAACAGCTCTCGATTCTCCTCAAGGAAGCTGCTCAAAAGCACCCCGACGTCGCCGATCGGATCCGGATCGCGGCGGACGAGGATCCGGTTCACCGCAAGATCTTCGTCCACGGATTCGGATGGGACACGAAGGCCGACGCGCTCATCAAAGCTTTCAAGCAGTACGGAGAGATCGAGGACTGCAAATGCGTCGTCGATAAGGGCACGGGACAGTCCAAAGGTTACGGCTTTATTCTCTTCAAGTCGCGTTCGGGCGCTCGCAGCGCTCTCAAGCAGCCTCAGAAGAAGATTGGGACTCGTATGGCTGCGTGTCAGTTAGCTTCCATGGGACCTGTCCAGGGAGGGAACTctgcggcggcggcggcggcggggGCGACGTCTCAGCATTTTAACCCTGAGCATGTGCAGAGGAAGATCTATGTTAGTAACGTTAGTGCTGATATTGATCCGGAGAGGTTGTTGGAGTTTTTCTCTAGGTTTGGGGAGGTTGAGGAAGGTCCTTTGGGGCTTGATAAAGCTACTGGGAGGCCTAAAGGTTTCACTTTGTTTGTTTATAAGACTGCGGAGAGTGCTAAGAAGGCGTTGGAGGAGCCGCATAAGAGCTTTGAAGGCCATGTTTTGCATTGCCATAAGGCGAACGATGGGCCTAAGCCTGTTAAGCAGCAGCATCAGAATCAGCATCAGCATCGACATAGCTCTTACGATCAAGGTTCGCGTTACCGAAGGGATGATAACGCTGGTTATGGTGCAACTGGAGGCCATGGGCATTACTTAGCTGGTAACAACCAAGCTGCGGCACTAAACCCAGCCATTGGCCAGGCCATCACAGCTTTGTTGGCGTCGCAAGGTGCTGGAGTGGGTATGAACCAAGCATTTGGGCAGGCTTTGTTGGGGACTTTGGGGGCGCCTAGCCCAGGAACTGGAGGTGGAATGCCAAGTGGCTATGGTGGTCAAGCGAATATCACACCAGGGGTGTTTCCTGGGTACGGTTACGAAGCCAGTTTTCAGGGAGGTTATCAGACTCAGCTTCCTGGTCAAGGCGGTTATCAGACTCAGCAACCTGGTCAGGGTAGTGCTGGAAGAGGGCAGCATGGTTTAGGGTATGGTGGTCAGTACATGGGTCAATAGATGCAACCACTCAGGTATAAATACATCTGCAGCTTCTTTTTGATGTTCTGTGTCTGTCTATACCTGAATTTGTCTCgtttcaattttgttttgaagCTTGTATATCGAAAGACTTGGTTTTTTGTCAATGTTTTTTATTAACTTAACTCTCAGCTCATGTTTTTCAGTTAATCTTTTTGCAATTTTGGTGTCACAGAGTTATAAATTTGTTGTTGTTCTCGGTTTTGCACCAGTTTTTTTTGTGACACTCTTTTGTCTTATTTTCTCAATTCGTTGTGCAGATAGTCCTAAACAGTGTTTTTAATATTGGCTTGGTGAATCTTCTGAAGTTATTAAGGAGCTGATGCAAATGGGAGTTGTTTAGTTTTGGGATGAAATGTTACTCTTTGCGTTTCTACAAAGGCCATGACTCTCTTCAAACCTTTCAAGAAGTTTTAGCTTTACCAACTTTTTAAAGATATTCCAAATAAGCTACTCTGTTCAACAACTTTGGTCGTTGTTTTATCTTTGTGTGAACGATTTCATTTGTAAAAGTTATACAGTGTTTATCTTTACGCTCGGTTTGGATtcgtatttttcttttattcgtTTTATCAGACTCTAGTTTTTATTGTTTCTCTCTATGTTTCCCGGTTTTGTTCTTTGGTTCTCCCGTGAACTTAATATTTTGGGCATACTATGTTGCTGAAAAATGAATGTATATTGCGTATTATCTTGTTTTCGGCATTTGATATTTGCTTAAATCTTACCCCTCTCGCAGGTATTTTTTTGACTGAAGGCTGAACGGTTCATCATAGAATGTCCTACAAAATCTTACAGGTTAAACTTTTACTAATCCTAATTCGCTGAACAGAAAAAAATGGTGAAGCGAAAGTGTTCTCTTGTTTAGCTCTATGTTTAAAGCTTGAACAAGTCTTGCTGTGCATCCTTCAAACTTTGGGATTGTTATAAAATTAGCGTTTATTTGATGTCCTTAGCTTTTCTCTTTGCTTGAAAAGCATATATTTTGAATCGGTGACAACAGTATGAAAGTAGGAATTTGCAGCCTCTTACTGTTATTCTGTTGCATTATATGAGCTCTGGAATGTCTTTTCAATTTCAAGATAAGTATAGCTATTGTTTGATAGAGAATATGCATTCGAAATGTGTCTTTTCTTTGCTCCGCAATGCTTCCAGACTTTGAACTAATGGGTTGTGCATTTAAAATGTGGAATCAAGTGATAATCAATGGATAGTTTCGCCCTCTCTCTTGTTGTCCTTTAGACCACCACTTGGTTAAAATTGCATCTAACTTGTCAAAGCTTATTGAACACTTGATTCTTAAGAGAAAGGATAGAGTCTctctgtgtgtgtatgtgttgtTCTTCTCTCTGTGACTATGTTCTCATCGAGTTCACCAAAAGGAGTAGACTCTTGATTGTCCTAATCTTTGTTACACTAATGTGTAATGTTGTTTGATAAGAATGAATGCATTTGGGATCTAGTCATAAATAAAGAAGTGAAAGATAAGAAGAGAAGCAGAAACACGTGGGGGAACATCCCAAAGAGGAAGCACACGCGGATCTTCATGCAAACCCCGATTCTCTTCACCAACCCATGTGGTCCCTTCCTCCCTTTGTCCCCTTCTTTCTCCGTTTACTCTTTTTACTATGCAAAACGAATCTTTTTCCATCAAATAAAAAGTTTACTTTAAATTTCTAGATTTTATACTTCATTGATAATCTAGAAAAGAAGTGCATTTTGGTGTGAAACTTTTGAATGAGAATGACAAAAGTCTCGAATATGAAGTAAAGTGATTATATAATAAGTAGACAAACTTTGAATTTTTGTTGGATGAAACCAATGTACAAGGTTTATTATTCCAAGGGAATAAACTTGATATCACGTTTCCCTTATtgcttattctttttttttccggtATAATCTGAAAAAGTTTTATTAAGGCACAGTTTCAACTTCTAGTGTAACGGTTTCTTTCTTTCATAAAggctcttcttttctttctctctctctatccatTCTCTCACGTGGGTAaataaaggagagagagagaagagaagagaatgtatattttggttttgtaatCTCTCCCTTCTGCACTGAACAAAGGTTTGCTTCAGACCCCAACACTTGTACACAGAGAATCCAAGTTCCTTACTTCTCTTCGTCTGCTTCTCTATCACCAGTTTGTTCCTTTCTTCACTATCTCCTGTCTCTGTTCTTTCCCTTCAAAGTTTGTGATTTCTAAGTATAGTTATCTTGAATGCTGCATGCAACCCCCTGTGATTCTCACAGTCTGTTCTGCTTATGCCTTTTGATTATTAGACATTCTCTGTAGTTAGGTGTTTAGATCGACCAGTGTTTCTAATTTGCATGTCAGATAAACATTGgttttgtttctctctttttgtAAGGTGATACATGGGTTCTCTTAGAGGAGACATGGAAGAGCCTATCCATCAGTCACTACCTAGAGGAAACTCTCTCTACAGCTTAAAGCTCCATGAGGTTCAAACCCACTTGGGAAGTTCCTCAAAACCGTTGGGAAGCATGAACCTCGATGAGCTTCTCAAGAGTGTCTTGTCTGCTGAAGCTAATAACCCACCAGAAGAAGGAACAGAGGACGGGATCACTCGTCAAGGAAGCTTGACTTTGCCTCGAGGTCTCAGCAGAAAGACAGTTAATGATGTCTGGAGAGACATTCAACATGACCAGAACGGATGCAGTAGTAATCCTAACAAGCAGCCTACACTCGGTGAAATCACACTCGAGGATTTGTTGATGAAAGCTGGTGTGGTGACTGAGACAATGACAGTCCCTCAAAACGTTGTCAACGTAGCTTCAAATGGTCAAT
This window encodes:
- the LOC103865858 gene encoding polyglutamine-binding protein 1 isoform X1, which encodes MGEELQQHHNNSSTYGYGSSSLDIESAASNALLHEQEIETQKIIQGQREAGASVDGESNTDILRQRADPNALKEHLLKFTAHHRAETASKRGSVSTCGEGNVDVGNGYGIPGGVAYAGHSEISEKPEPTDYLPEYLKHKLKARGILRDGSGAVTSNAHDASAGSWNRQTSVPFQTNANTLPLGWVDAKDPATGATYYYNQHTGATQWERPLELPSSAPLPMPPKEEWIETLDETSGHKYYYNTKTHVSQWEPPASLKKPSATNTNNTANGKRELPPSQMPRCSGCGGWGVGLVQSWGYCAHCTRVCNLPEQQYLAYVTNARNSGQTDPNQRSSSKPPVKKGVGKKRAHAEDDEVDPMDPSSYSDAPRGGWVVGLKGMQPRAADTTATGPLFQQRPYPSPGAVLRRNAETASSQKKKPGSHFTEITKRGDGKDGLGDAD
- the LOC103865858 gene encoding polyglutamine-binding protein 1 isoform X2, with the protein product MGEELQQHHNNSSTYGYGSSSLDIESAASNALLHEQEIETQKIIQGQREAGASVDGESNTDILRQRADPNALKEHLLKFTAHHRAETASKRGSVSTCGEGNVDVGNGYGIPGGVAYAGHSEISEKPEPTDYLPEYLKHKLKARGILRDGSGAVTSNAHDVSAGSWNRQTSVPFQTNANTLPLGWVDAKDPATGATYYYNQHTGATQWERPLELPSSAPLPMPPKEEWIETLDETSGHKYYYNTKTHVSQWEPPASLKKPSATNTNNTANGKRELPPSQMPRCSGCGGWGVGLVQSWGYCAHCTRVCNLPEQQYLAYVTNARNSGQTDPNQRSSSKPPVKKGVGKKRAHAEDDEVDPMDPSSYSDAPRGGWVVGLKGMQPRAADTTATGPLFQQRPYPSPGAVLRRNAETASSQKKKPGSHFTEITKRGDGKDGLGDAD
- the LOC103865862 gene encoding UBP1-associated protein 2B; translation: MADKKRKLEAQSNDASEPPQKQQQQLENGDEEITTEIHENENENQRPDEDDDQEPIEDLLEPFSKEQLSILLKEAAQKHPDVADRIRIAADEDPVHRKIFVHGFGWDTKADALIKAFKQYGEIEDCKCVVDKGTGQSKGYGFILFKSRSGARSALKQPQKKIGTRMAACQLASMGPVQGGNSAAAAAAGATSQHFNPEHVQRKIYVSNVSADIDPERLLEFFSRFGEVEEGPLGLDKATGRPKGFTLFVYKTAESAKKALEEPHKSFEGHVLHCHKANDGPKPVKQQHQNQHQHRHSSYDQGSRYRRDDNAGYGATGGHGHYLAGNNQAAALNPAIGQAITALLASQGAGVGMNQAFGQALLGTLGAPSPGTGGGMPSGYGGQANITPGVFPGYGYEASFQGGYQTQLPGQGGYQTQQPGQGSAGRGQHGLGYGGQYMGQ
- the LOC103865859 gene encoding uncharacterized methyltransferase At2g41040, chloroplastic; translation: MAMASLTTSSIALLNKPFLPNRSSSLSSSTLHSRLYRFSSPPSSFRSRFTSASIRAVALEPELNETPSSDKKETETVETQVFACPVCYEPLMRKGPSGINLQAIYRSGFKCGQCNKTYSSKDEYLDLTVTAGFDSFNEVKPITTELFRSPLVSFLYERGWRQNFARSGFPGPDEEFRMAEEYFKEAEGGVLVDVSCGSGLFSRKFAKSGKYSGVIALDYSENMLRQCNEFIKKDTTFDSSTNIAVVRADVSRLPFASGSVDAVHAGAALHCWPSPTNAIAEICRVLRSGGVFVGTTFLRYSPSTPWIIRPFQSRILQNYNYLMQDEIKDVCTTCGLTDYEDIVQDSFIMFTARKP
- the LOC103865861 gene encoding ABSCISIC ACID-INSENSITIVE 5-like protein 3, with translation MGSLRGDMEEPIHQSLPRGNSLYSLKLHEVQTHLGSSSKPLGSMNLDELLKSVLSAEANNPPEEGTEDGITRQGSLTLPRGLSRKTVNDVWRDIQHDQNGCSSNPNKQPTLGEITLEDLLMKAGVVTETMTVPQNVVNVASNGQWAQYPQQQHQGFMPYPVCDMQEMVPPTALMMSGLSETQQVHGRKRVASSGGEFVERIVERKQKRMIKNRESASRSRARKQAYTQELEIKVSSLEEENQKLRRLMEVEKILPSEPPPEPKWKLRRTSSASF